The stretch of DNA CCTACACCATGCCCGGCTTCGCCACCAGCGAACGCACGCTGAAGCAGGCGCATGCGCTGATGAAGCTGGTCGGCTGCACGGCGCAGGAAATCGATATCCGCCCAAGCTGTATTCAGATGCTGAAGGATCTGAACCACCCGTACTCGGAGGGCAAGGAACAGTACGACATCACGTTTGAAAACGTCCAGGCCGGCGAGCGCACCAACCACTTGTTCCGCCTGGCGAACCACCACGGCGGGCTGGTGATCGGCACCGGCGACCTGAGCGAACTGGCATTAGGCTGGTGCACCTACGGCGTGGGCGATCATATGTCGCACTACAACGTCAACGCCAGTGTGCCGAAGACGCTGATCTCGCACCTGGTGCGCTGGGTGGCCGAGTCCGGCGTGATCGGCCGCAACGACGCGCAAGTACTGCTCGACATCCTCGGCACCGAGATCAGTCCCGAGCTGGTGCCCGGCGCCGCCGGCGGCCAGCCGGAGCAGCGCACGGAAAGCACCATCGGCCCGTACGAGCTGCAAGACTTCAACCTGTACTACGTGCTGCGCTTCGGCTTCAACCCGTCCAAGGTGGCGTTCCTGTCGCATACAGCGTGGAAGGACAAGGAGCAGGGCCGCTGGCCGGATGGCGAGCACGTCACGCGCAACCAGTACGACCTGGCCGCGATTGCGAAGAATCTCGGCATCTTCCTCGACCGCTTCTTCCGCACCAGCCAGTTCAAGCGCAGCTGCGTGCCGAATGCACCGAAGGTGGGCAGCGGCGGTTCGCTGTCGCCGCGCGGCGATTGGCGGGCGCCGAGCGATGCGCAAAGCGTTGTTTGGATGGAAGAACTACGCGCCATTCCGGTGCATGTGTAAAGAATAAGCTTATGTACATGGACAGCACGCGAGGGTCGATTACAATACAATCAAAGCATGCAGTCTGCTGCCCGGATTTTCGATTTGGATATAAGGAGAAGTCATGAAACAGATTACCGCAGTGATCAAGCCGTTCAAGCTGGACGAGGTGCGTGAGGCACTGGCTGAGGTCAACGTTACCGGTTTGACCGTCACCGAGGTGAAAGGCTTTGGCCGCCAGAAGGGCCATACCGAACTGTATCGCGGCGCCGAATACGTGGTCGACTTCCTGCCGAAAGTGAAGGTCGAAGTGGTGGTCGATGACGGCGTGGCCGAACAGGTGGTGGACGCTATCATCAAGGCGGCCCGCACCGGCAAGATCGGCGACGGCAAAATCTTTGTGCAAAACGTGGAGCAGGTGATCCGCATCCGTACCGGCGAGACGGGACCGGACGCCGTGTAAAACGCTTTCCACTTCATTTGAAATGCCGGCTTAGCCGGCATTTTTTTTGCCACTTATTGCCGATGTGGAAGCGCTCCCCAATTTTGCCAATTGAGTCAGTGGCAAAATAAAATCTACGTTGACAGCGTTTTCTAAGAATTTCCCCTTGTTACCTCTTGTTTAGCGAGTGAGGTTAAACAGCGACACTGAATCTGGAACTATTTGTTCGGTCATCGCATTAATGTTAGCTTGCATACACCGGCACGCGAGGCCGGATAAAAAAATGAGGGAGACATACTTTGATCACGCAACAGATGACGGCCGCTGCCATGGCCGTGCCCCCACTTGTCCCGGCTCCGGGACACTACACCGCCGCTTATTCGCGCACAAATGAAAACGTTGTCATAGCTTGCCCATTTTAAGGAGATGAAATGAGCAGCAATGACGTGCATGGCGGCCCGATTCGCAGGATTGTCATCGTCGGCGGCGGCACCGCCGGCTGGATGACGGCCGCGCCGCTGGCGCAGCGCCTGTTGCGCCATCCCACCCAGCCGTGCGCGGTGACGCTGGTGGAGTCGCCTGAAATCGGTACCATCGGCGTCGGCGAGGCGACCCTGCCGACCATCCGCGCCTACAATGCGGCGCTGGGGCTGGATGCAGACGACTTTATCGCCAGGACCCAGGCCAGCTACAAGCTGGGCATTGAATTCAAGGACTGGGGCCACATCGGCAACCGTTTCTTCCATCCGTTCGGCGATTTCGGTCCGCCGCTGGCGGGCATCGGCGCGCACCAGCATTGGCTGCGCCTGGCGCAGGCGTTCAACAGCATGCCGGACATCGAGAACTGGTCGGTGGCCTCGGTCATGGCGCGTCACGGCAAGTTCACGCCGCCGAACGAGCAGACGCCGGGCATGACCGACGCCTATTCCTACGGCTTCCATTTTGACGCCAGCCTGTACGCCGCCTATCTGCGCGACTACGCGGTCACCCGCGGCGTCGAGCGCGTCGAAGGCATGATTGTTGACGTCGAGCAGCATCCGGAAAGCGGCTTCGTCACCGCCGTCAAGCTGGCTGACGGCCGCCGCCTCGAAGGCGACCTGTTCATCGACTGCTCGGGCTTTCGCGGTCTGCTGATCGAAGGCGCGCTGAAGGCCGGCTACGAGGACTGGAGCGAATACCTGCCGTGCAACAGCGCGCAGGCGGTGCCATGCGCGTCGGTGGAACAGCTGACGCCGTACACCCGTTCGACCGCCAAGGAGGCCGGCTGGCTGTGGCGCATTCCGCTGCAGCACCGCACCGGCAACGGCTATGTGTACAGCAACGGCTTTACCAGCGACGCGCGCGCACGCCAGGTGCTGCTCGACGGTCTCGACGGCGCCGCGCTGGACGAGCCGCGCCAGCTGCGCTTCGTCACCGGCCGCCGCCGCCAGTCGTGGGTCAAGAATGTGGTGGCGATTGGGCTGTCGGCTGGCTTCATCGAGCCGCTGGAATCGACCAGCATCAACCTGATCGAAACGGCGGTCGGCAAGCTGGTGGAACTGTTCCCGGAGCGCGATTGCAGCCCGGCGCTGGCCAACGAATTCAACCGCGTGATGGGCGGCCGCTACGAATCGGTGCGCGACTTCATCGTGCTGCACTACAAGCTGACCAAGCGTAACGATTCGGATTTCTGGCGCTACTGCGCCGACATGGCGATCCCGGATTCGCTGCGCCACCAGATCGAACTGTTCCGCGAGACCGGACGGGTGGCCATCCTCGACCGCGCCGGCTTCGCCGAACCGTCGTTCGTGGCGATGATGATGGGCCTGGGCGCGATGCCGAAGCGCCATGACCCGCTGGCGGAGCGCGTCGACATTCGCGCGGTGCACGGCCACTTCGCCGAATTGCGCGACCTGATCACGCAGGCCGTCGCGCGCATGCCGGATCACGGCGCGTATGTCGCCGGCCAGGCGGCGAGCGCGGCAAGCAATCACAAACTGAGGGAGGCATAAACCTTTCAACGATTATTGGCGTCAAGTGAATCACAAAAAACCTACAAGAGGGAGAGAGACAAAATGAATAAATTACAGAAAACTGCGATCGCCGCTGCGGTCGCGCAGGTGGTTGTGCTGCACGCCGTGCCGGCATGGGCGCAAACTGCGGATACCCCAAGCGTCGGACCGGTGGTGGTGGTCAGCGGCCAGCGCGCCGCCCTGCAATCCGCCCAAAAACTCAAACAGGATTCCGACGAGGTGGTCGACTCGATCGTCGCCGAAGACATCGGCAAGCTGCCGGACCGGTCGGTCACCGAAGTGCTGCAGCGTATCGCCGGCGTCACCATCGACCGCAATATGGCGGGCGACCCGAACCGCCAATCGGTGGAAGGTTCCGGCGTCTCGGTGCGCGGCCTGACCTACGTGCGCTCGGAAATCAACGGCCGCGACGCGTTCTCGGCCGGTGGCGGCCGCTCGCTCGGCTTCTCCGACGTGGCGCCGGAACTGATGGCCGGCGTGGATGTCTACAAGAATCCGTCGGCGGAACAAGTGGAAGGCGCTGTCGCCGGCCTGGTCAATCTGCGTACCGCCATGCCGTTCGACTTCAAGGGCTTCAAGGGTACGGTAGGGGTGTCGGAATCGTATTCGACGCTGCGCCAGGGCAAACCATCGCCAACCGCCACCGTGCTGCTGTCGAACCGCTGGCAGACCGACATCGGCGAGATCGGCGCGCTGATCGACTTCGCCCATGCCAAGAGCCCGAGCCGCTCGGACGGCGTCGGCGTCGACCCGTATTTCCCGCACGTGAACTCGACCGATCCTGCGCTGTACGACCGCAACAAGACGCAATGGATACCGCTGGGCGTCGGCTACCGCTCGCAGGAATTCGACCGCACCCGCCGCGGCGATTACGCGGCCTTCCAATGGAAGCCGAACAAGGACCTGACCGCCGGCCTGACCTACTTCAAGACCCGCTACAAGGAAGACCTGGACGAGCACGTGGTAGCGTCGTCCGAGGACAAGTGGTATCAGCAGGTTGCCAGCGCCAATTCGGTATTCGACAGCAATGGCGCATTCCAGAGCGGCACCATCTCGAATCCGACCTATGGCGGTTCGCCGTTCAACAGCTCGCAGCGCATCAACACGCGTGAATCGAGCACCCGCGACATCTCGCTGAACGTGCAGTGGCGCGTGTCGCCGGACCTGACCTGGACCAATGACTTCCAGCACGTGCGCTCGACCACCGAGGGCTTCGACGCCGACGTCTCGACCGGCTTCATCCTGCCGAACCAGACCATGGACATGACCGGCAAGGTGCCACAGATCGGTCTCGGCTCGGAAGCCTACATGGCCAACGCGCACAACTACTACTGGGCCTACACCCAGGAGGCGCTGGACCGCGCCACGGCCACCCAGAAAGCCTGGAAATCGGACGTCAAGTATTCGTTCGACGATCCGGTGCTGCGCGACATCCGCTTCGGCGTGCGCCTGGCCAATCGCGAAGGCGACAACAACAAGGCGCAGAAGTTCTACAACTGGCAGGCCATCACCTTCCCGTGGATGGAAGGCTGGCAGATTCCCGGCGTGGCCCGTCTGGACGATCCGCGCTTCGCCGGCGGTGCGTCGTTGCAGAAGATCGACAACTTCTTCGGCGGCAAATACAACCTGCCGCCCATGCTGTTTGCCGACTCGGCCACGGTGCGTGGTTTCCCCGACCAGTGGAGCAAGATCCACGCGTACCACGACGTGCTGTGCGCGGAGCAAGGCTCGACCTGTGATCCGTGGAAACCGGCCACGTTCAACGACCCGGCCGCCACCAACACGCAGACCGAGAAGACCCGCGCCGCCTATACGCAGCTGCGCTTCGGCTGGGATGACCTGAAGTTCCCGATCGACGGTAACGTCGGTATCCGCTACGTGCGCACGCAGGGCGCCGGCAGCGGTTACGTCGCCTACACGCCGCCGTCCACGCCATCGGTGGGCACCGGCGTCAACGTTACCGGTCTGGATAAGCTGATCAACATCGCGCCGTTCGCGGAAGCGCAGTCGTTCAAGAATTCCTACGGCAACTGGCTGCCGAGCCTGAATCTGCGCATGAAGGCCAGCAACGAACTGCAATTCCGCTTTGCGGCGGCGAAAGCGATGTCGCGTCCGGACTTCAACCAGCTGCAGGTGCAGACCACGCTGAGCGGCACCCATCTGCAGACGGTCACCCGCGACGCCGCCGGCAACACCACCGGCGTGGCGTTCAACGGCACCAGCCTGACCGGCACCAGCGACGGCAATCCGCTGCTGAAGCCGATCACTTCGACCAACGTCGACCTGACCGCCGAATGGTACTTCGCCAAGGCCGGTTCGCTGACGTTCTCGCTGTTCAACAAGGACCTCAAGGACATCATCGTCACCAAGAACTATGCGTACACGGCGAACGATGTGACCGGCAAGCAGCAGACCTTCGTGGTGACCGGTCCGGTCAACGGCGCCAAGGGCTTTGCCCGCGGTTTCGAGATCGCCCACCAGCAGTACTACGACTTCGTGCCGGACTGGCTGCGTGGCATCGGCACCCAGGCCAGCTGGACCTACGTGGAAAGCGAACGCACGCTGAAAGATCCGGTGTACGAAGCATGGTGCTCGGGTAACGATGCGTCGTCCAACTTCAACCTCAGCATCAACGGTTGCGATACCGACGCGCGCGCGTTCGGCAAGACTCCGCTGCCGGGCCTGTCGCGTCACACGGTCAACCTGGCGCTGATGTACGAGCAGCACGGCCTGTCGCTGCGCGTGGCCTACAACTGGCGTTCGCGTTACCTGCTGGGTGTGAACCAGTGGGGCAGCCGTGGCAACAACGGCCTGAACACGAACCCGACCGCCAGCTCATTCCTGATCCCGACCACCAACAACGACCAGGCCTTCGGTCTGCCGTTGTACCAGGCGGCGTATGGTCAGGTGGATGCTTCGATCTTCTATGACTTCACGGACAAGTTCCGCGTCGGCCTGGAAGGCACCAACCTGGGCAATGCGTACACGCGCCAGATCATGCAGCAGCACTCGGGTGACTTCACCCGCCAGGTGTTCATGAGCGGGCCGCGTTACACCTTGCTGGCGCAGTACTCGTTCTAAGCGGAATTAATGGTGGCTACGGAGGTGCAGGTCGAACTTCCAGGTCACCAGCCGCAGAATCGCGATGAACGCCGCGCTGGTCCACAGCGCGGCGTCGTCGGACACCAGGTCGGCGTATTGCAGGCCGATGTAGAGCCAGGTGCCGAAGAAGGCACAGATGGCGTAAGGCTTGCCGTCACGCAGCACCATTGGCACTTCGTTGCAGACGATGTCGCGCAACACGCCGCCGAAAATGCCGGTGATCACGCCCATCATCGAGGCGATGAAGATCGGCATGTGGGCCGCCTGCGCCTGCGCCACGCCGGCCACGGCAAACAGGCCGAGACCGACCGCGTCGGCCACCACAATCACCCGTTCCGAAATGATCTGCTTGACGGTGCGCATCAGCGGCGTCGCCACCAGTGTCAGCACGAAGATCAGGATCACGTATTCCTGGTGCATGACCCAGAACAGCGGCCGCTTGTCGAGCAGGATGTCGCGCAGCGTGCCGCCGCCGAATGCGGCGATGAAGGCCACGGTGAAGACGCCGACGATGTCCATGCGCTTGCGGCGCGCCTCCACGAATCCAGATAGCGCGCCAACCAGGATCGCCATGATTTCAATGATGGTGATCAGCGAGACGTGAACCGGGACGTGCTTCATGTAGGCGTATGGACAAGGTTGCAATGCACATAGGCTAACATGGCCGCCTCAAGCGCGGTAGGGCTGTTGCATCATATCAACGTACGACACGTGTCAAACAACAGTTCGCGCACCCAGCTGCGCGCCGGATCGCGCTCGGTGCGCTGGTGCCAGGCGGCGATCTTGCGGAAGCCTGCGATCTCCAGCGGCGGTTCCAGCAGTGCCAGGCCATCGGTCAGCA from Duganella dendranthematis encodes:
- a CDS encoding P-II family nitrogen regulator, which codes for MKQITAVIKPFKLDEVREALAEVNVTGLTVTEVKGFGRQKGHTELYRGAEYVVDFLPKVKVEVVVDDGVAEQVVDAIIKAARTGKIGDGKIFVQNVEQVIRIRTGETGPDAV
- a CDS encoding tryptophan halogenase family protein; the encoded protein is MSSNDVHGGPIRRIVIVGGGTAGWMTAAPLAQRLLRHPTQPCAVTLVESPEIGTIGVGEATLPTIRAYNAALGLDADDFIARTQASYKLGIEFKDWGHIGNRFFHPFGDFGPPLAGIGAHQHWLRLAQAFNSMPDIENWSVASVMARHGKFTPPNEQTPGMTDAYSYGFHFDASLYAAYLRDYAVTRGVERVEGMIVDVEQHPESGFVTAVKLADGRRLEGDLFIDCSGFRGLLIEGALKAGYEDWSEYLPCNSAQAVPCASVEQLTPYTRSTAKEAGWLWRIPLQHRTGNGYVYSNGFTSDARARQVLLDGLDGAALDEPRQLRFVTGRRRQSWVKNVVAIGLSAGFIEPLESTSINLIETAVGKLVELFPERDCSPALANEFNRVMGGRYESVRDFIVLHYKLTKRNDSDFWRYCADMAIPDSLRHQIELFRETGRVAILDRAGFAEPSFVAMMMGLGAMPKRHDPLAERVDIRAVHGHFAELRDLITQAVARMPDHGAYVAGQAASAASNHKLREA
- a CDS encoding TonB-dependent receptor; the protein is MNKLQKTAIAAAVAQVVVLHAVPAWAQTADTPSVGPVVVVSGQRAALQSAQKLKQDSDEVVDSIVAEDIGKLPDRSVTEVLQRIAGVTIDRNMAGDPNRQSVEGSGVSVRGLTYVRSEINGRDAFSAGGGRSLGFSDVAPELMAGVDVYKNPSAEQVEGAVAGLVNLRTAMPFDFKGFKGTVGVSESYSTLRQGKPSPTATVLLSNRWQTDIGEIGALIDFAHAKSPSRSDGVGVDPYFPHVNSTDPALYDRNKTQWIPLGVGYRSQEFDRTRRGDYAAFQWKPNKDLTAGLTYFKTRYKEDLDEHVVASSEDKWYQQVASANSVFDSNGAFQSGTISNPTYGGSPFNSSQRINTRESSTRDISLNVQWRVSPDLTWTNDFQHVRSTTEGFDADVSTGFILPNQTMDMTGKVPQIGLGSEAYMANAHNYYWAYTQEALDRATATQKAWKSDVKYSFDDPVLRDIRFGVRLANREGDNNKAQKFYNWQAITFPWMEGWQIPGVARLDDPRFAGGASLQKIDNFFGGKYNLPPMLFADSATVRGFPDQWSKIHAYHDVLCAEQGSTCDPWKPATFNDPAATNTQTEKTRAAYTQLRFGWDDLKFPIDGNVGIRYVRTQGAGSGYVAYTPPSTPSVGTGVNVTGLDKLINIAPFAEAQSFKNSYGNWLPSLNLRMKASNELQFRFAAAKAMSRPDFNQLQVQTTLSGTHLQTVTRDAAGNTTGVAFNGTSLTGTSDGNPLLKPITSTNVDLTAEWYFAKAGSLTFSLFNKDLKDIIVTKNYAYTANDVTGKQQTFVVTGPVNGAKGFARGFEIAHQQYYDFVPDWLRGIGTQASWTYVESERTLKDPVYEAWCSGNDASSNFNLSINGCDTDARAFGKTPLPGLSRHTVNLALMYEQHGLSLRVAYNWRSRYLLGVNQWGSRGNNGLNTNPTASSFLIPTTNNDQAFGLPLYQAAYGQVDASIFYDFTDKFRVGLEGTNLGNAYTRQIMQQHSGDFTRQVFMSGPRYTLLAQYSF
- a CDS encoding trimeric intracellular cation channel family protein, coding for MKHVPVHVSLITIIEIMAILVGALSGFVEARRKRMDIVGVFTVAFIAAFGGGTLRDILLDKRPLFWVMHQEYVILIFVLTLVATPLMRTVKQIISERVIVVADAVGLGLFAVAGVAQAQAAHMPIFIASMMGVITGIFGGVLRDIVCNEVPMVLRDGKPYAICAFFGTWLYIGLQYADLVSDDAALWTSAAFIAILRLVTWKFDLHLRSHH